The following proteins come from a genomic window of Edaphobacter sp. 4G125:
- a CDS encoding CGNR zinc finger domain-containing protein produces MTKPFELVASHPVLDFVNTLDWRFRESGSEELLADYSDLLRFAAQANLLTAEQHRRLRRSSTENDPAQVFRRAIELREAMAQVFYALVDGVVPPVAATLKLDQYLHMAQTNRRLRWNKSRFELSWSAGEDSELQLPLWLLAQSASELLIAEAAQRVSACANLECRWLFLDTTKNHTRRWCDMKICGNRMKVRRFKAHRQA; encoded by the coding sequence GTGACGAAACCATTTGAGCTCGTCGCCAGCCACCCCGTCCTGGATTTTGTGAATACGCTGGACTGGCGTTTTCGTGAATCCGGATCGGAGGAGTTGCTGGCCGATTACTCCGACCTTCTGCGTTTCGCGGCACAGGCCAATCTGCTTACGGCAGAGCAGCATCGCCGTCTGCGCCGTTCTTCGACAGAAAACGATCCGGCGCAGGTCTTTCGTCGCGCGATTGAATTGCGTGAGGCGATGGCGCAGGTCTTTTATGCGCTGGTCGATGGAGTTGTGCCTCCAGTCGCTGCGACCCTCAAGCTCGACCAGTATCTCCACATGGCGCAGACCAATCGCAGGCTCCGCTGGAATAAGTCTCGTTTTGAATTGTCCTGGTCTGCGGGTGAGGATTCGGAGTTGCAGCTTCCACTCTGGCTGTTGGCTCAGTCTGCTTCCGAGCTGCTGATTGCCGAAGCCGCGCAGCGAGTCAGCGCCTGCGCCAATCTGGAGTGCCGCTGGCTGTTTCTCGATACCACTAAAAACCACACGCGCCGCTGGTGCGATATGAAGATCTGCGGAAATCGTATGAAGGTACGGCGCTTCAAAGCCCATCGTCAGGCGTAA
- a CDS encoding DUF4382 domain-containing protein has protein sequence MKSKIWAFFLVVSFTVAGVGILACGDSSSSGTGTGMVKVSISDPATCAGPSGPFSHVYVTITDVQANVSSTAGNSDSGWKDLTPNLSKQPQQIDLLGQASNNCFLATLGDVQQLQAGNYQQIRLILADNNTTIANSPCGNSANCVILASDNSVHTLQLSSETKTGLKIPSGQIASGGFNVTAGQTKDLNIDFDTCASIVQNGNGQFRLKPVLHAGEVSTTSTSINGKVLDKTTGSPVNGTVLVALEQKDATGVDRIVMSTLANVDGSFVFCPIPAGTYDVVIVGVRSDGIAYQPSIVTSITNGETTGNVNLYVATVGTQGSATLQGAVTSENSVNAGTVVDVALSALETVGTATQAATYTIPLLPTATQHSATLSLSTQSSTSCGAGGDCVNYTMTLPAGGSYVGTYSSSGVTLTQSAPLATYVVDGIAFVSSSGGQMNCSPSEQKTQAYALSNNFSISVGTLAFTQCQ, from the coding sequence ATGAAAAGCAAAATTTGGGCTTTTTTCCTGGTAGTAAGCTTTACCGTCGCCGGAGTAGGAATTCTAGCTTGTGGTGACAGTTCTTCTTCAGGTACCGGGACAGGAATGGTGAAGGTCAGCATTAGCGATCCGGCAACATGTGCGGGCCCAAGTGGCCCGTTTTCTCATGTGTACGTAACCATTACTGATGTTCAGGCGAACGTTAGTTCCACCGCAGGAAATAGCGACTCAGGTTGGAAGGATCTGACTCCTAATCTCTCGAAACAACCTCAACAGATCGACCTTCTCGGACAGGCGAGTAATAATTGTTTTCTGGCAACACTTGGAGATGTCCAGCAACTCCAGGCAGGAAATTATCAGCAGATTCGATTGATTCTTGCCGACAACAACACCACTATTGCCAATAGTCCCTGTGGCAACTCAGCGAATTGTGTCATTTTGGCCTCAGACAATAGCGTGCATACACTTCAGCTTTCGAGCGAGACCAAAACAGGTCTGAAGATTCCTTCCGGCCAGATTGCCTCAGGTGGCTTTAATGTCACGGCGGGGCAGACCAAGGATCTCAATATTGATTTCGATACGTGTGCGTCCATTGTGCAGAATGGCAACGGACAGTTTCGCCTGAAGCCGGTGCTCCATGCAGGAGAAGTCAGTACAACCTCTACATCGATTAACGGTAAAGTGCTCGACAAAACGACCGGCAGCCCTGTAAATGGCACCGTATTAGTCGCTTTGGAGCAGAAGGATGCTACCGGTGTAGACCGTATCGTGATGTCCACGCTGGCAAACGTTGATGGTAGCTTCGTCTTCTGCCCGATTCCAGCAGGAACTTACGACGTTGTGATCGTCGGCGTACGTTCGGACGGAATAGCGTACCAGCCATCCATTGTCACCTCCATTACCAACGGAGAGACGACTGGCAATGTCAATCTGTACGTCGCAACTGTGGGAACGCAGGGTAGCGCAACTCTTCAAGGAGCTGTTACTTCAGAGAACAGCGTGAACGCCGGTACTGTTGTCGATGTTGCATTGAGTGCATTGGAGACTGTGGGAACGGCGACGCAGGCCGCCACCTACACCATTCCGCTGCTTCCGACAGCAACGCAGCACTCGGCCACGTTGTCCCTGTCAACGCAGTCGTCGACCAGCTGTGGAGCGGGTGGGGATTGTGTGAACTACACAATGACGCTTCCAGCCGGCGGTTCCTACGTCGGTACCTATTCGTCCAGCGGAGTGACGTTGACACAGAGCGCCCCTCTGGCTACATATGTTGTAGACGGTATAGCCTTTGTGAGCTCTTCGGGTGGCCAGATGAATTGCTCACCCTCTGAGCAGAAGACGCAGGCCTATGCGCTGTCGAACAACTTCTCCATTTCTGTGGGAACCCTGGCATTCACTCAATGCCAGTGA
- the rpsR gene encoding 30S ribosomal protein S18, whose translation MADETTSTPSPEQTSRPASGAGRPARPAGAPGAGGPGGRKFFRRKKVCKFCTEKIEAISYRDVRLLQGFVAERGKIVPRRLTGVCTRHQRHLSLAIKQSRNIALLAFATRY comes from the coding sequence ATGGCTGACGAAACTACCAGCACACCATCTCCTGAACAAACTTCCCGTCCTGCTTCTGGCGCAGGTCGTCCGGCTCGACCCGCCGGCGCTCCCGGTGCGGGCGGCCCTGGCGGACGCAAGTTCTTCCGCCGCAAAAAAGTCTGCAAGTTCTGCACCGAGAAGATCGAAGCCATCTCCTACCGCGATGTTCGCCTGCTGCAGGGCTTTGTCGCCGAGCGAGGCAAGATCGTTCCGCGCCGTCTGACCGGCGTTTGCACGCGCCATCAGCGCCACCTCTCGCTGGCGATTAAGCAGTCGCGCAACATCGCCCTGCTTGCCTTTGCCACGCGCTACTAA
- a CDS encoding EamA family transporter, translating to MSNLMVSTSERKKSIDLGVLLAFLAIYILWGTTFLAIRIAVAEVPPLFAAGTRMFVAGTVLFGWMLAKGTPWPNARQWKSLALMGSLMFVLDYGLLFWAEKSVPSGIAAVLSATVPLMTIALEIFVFRMQPFRWSLVSAVILGFGGVGVLMMPDARQPLPVLPCVAILVGTAGWCLGTVLSRKLTLPESRPMTSGGAMMIGGAVLLLLSAGFGELHPWPHVSLRAALAIGYLITFGSLLAFTAYVWLVQKMPASTVSSYAYVNPVVAVALGYFVAGEAITPRMAMGAALVLVSVFLILRAKK from the coding sequence ATGTCGAATTTGATGGTTAGCACTTCAGAACGAAAAAAATCTATTGACCTGGGAGTGCTTCTCGCTTTTCTGGCGATCTACATCCTCTGGGGCACGACGTTTCTTGCCATCCGAATCGCCGTCGCAGAGGTCCCGCCGTTATTTGCGGCAGGAACGCGCATGTTCGTTGCCGGAACCGTGCTCTTCGGCTGGATGCTGGCAAAGGGCACGCCATGGCCGAACGCACGTCAATGGAAGAGTCTGGCACTGATGGGCTCCCTGATGTTCGTGTTGGACTATGGCTTACTGTTCTGGGCTGAAAAGTCTGTCCCCTCGGGAATTGCGGCTGTTCTATCGGCAACAGTTCCGCTGATGACGATTGCTCTGGAGATCTTCGTCTTCCGGATGCAGCCGTTTCGCTGGAGCCTAGTAAGTGCAGTAATCCTGGGTTTTGGTGGCGTCGGCGTACTGATGATGCCGGATGCGCGCCAACCGCTGCCAGTCCTGCCGTGTGTCGCCATTCTGGTCGGAACGGCAGGGTGGTGTCTTGGCACGGTGTTGAGCAGGAAGCTGACGCTTCCGGAATCTCGCCCCATGACTTCAGGCGGTGCGATGATGATCGGCGGTGCAGTGCTGCTGTTGCTGTCGGCGGGGTTTGGTGAACTTCATCCGTGGCCACATGTTTCGCTCAGGGCAGCATTGGCAATCGGTTATCTGATTACCTTTGGATCGTTGCTGGCATTTACGGCTTATGTGTGGCTTGTGCAGAAGATGCCGGCGAGCACAGTCTCCAGCTATGCGTATGTAAACCCGGTTGTAGCTGTGGCCCTGGGATACTTCGTTGCCGGGGAAGCGATTACGCCACGAATGGCGATGGGAGCGGCGCTGGTACTGGTGAGCGTATTTCTAATTCTGCGAGCCAAGAAGTAA
- the rplI gene encoding 50S ribosomal protein L9 has translation MEVILKEDINKLGHRGDVVKVAEGYGRNYLLPQKLAIEATKANKAVIEQMKASALRKSAKEKVDAEGLSNQLGEVELIFERKVGEHDHLFGSVTSSDIAHELEAKGYTIDRRKIALDEPLKSLGEYHVPVKLHREVTSHVKVVVKSDQPEAEAVQAPAVS, from the coding sequence ATGGAAGTCATTCTGAAGGAAGACATCAACAAGCTCGGCCATCGCGGCGACGTCGTCAAAGTCGCTGAGGGCTATGGGCGTAACTACCTGCTGCCGCAGAAGCTCGCAATTGAAGCGACCAAGGCAAACAAGGCCGTGATCGAGCAGATGAAAGCCTCGGCCCTTCGCAAGTCCGCGAAGGAGAAGGTCGACGCCGAGGGACTTTCCAATCAGCTCGGCGAAGTCGAACTGATCTTCGAGCGCAAGGTGGGCGAGCACGACCACCTGTTTGGCTCGGTGACCTCGAGCGACATCGCGCACGAGCTCGAGGCCAAGGGCTACACCATCGATCGCCGTAAGATCGCGCTCGATGAGCCCCTCAAGAGCCTGGGCGAGTACCACGTTCCGGTGAAGCTGCACCGCGAAGTCACCAGCCACGTAAAGGTTGTCGTCAAGAGCGACCAGCCCGAGGCCGAGGCAGTACAGGCTCCTGCTGTTAGCTAA
- the ychF gene encoding redox-regulated ATPase YchF, translating into MPLNCGIVGLPNVGKSTIFNALTSAKAQAANYPFCTIDPNTGTVTVPDERLDQITKLVVPNRTVPTTMEFIDIAGLVQGASKGEGLGNQFLGHIRATDAIAHVVRCFDDPEVVHVAGSVNPLNDIDVINTELMLADLDTVEKRSQRVEKMARNTQDPKIKAEASAVAKLKATLEAGKPARTADLTDDEWSAARELFLITAKPQLYVANVDEAALTTGNAYTEAVEKRAAEEGSQVVRICGALEAEIAQLEPAERTEFLESVGLKEPGLNRLIHSAYRLLDLITYFTSGVQEVRAWTIRRGTKAPGAAGVIHSDFERGFIKADCYSCDDLFKYGSEQAVKEKGLLRSEGKEYVVKDGDILFFKFNV; encoded by the coding sequence TTGCCTTTGAACTGTGGAATCGTCGGGCTGCCCAATGTGGGCAAGTCCACCATCTTCAACGCCCTTACCTCGGCCAAGGCCCAGGCGGCGAACTATCCCTTCTGTACCATCGATCCCAACACCGGCACCGTGACTGTACCGGATGAACGGCTGGATCAGATCACTAAACTCGTCGTTCCGAACCGGACGGTCCCCACCACGATGGAGTTCATCGACATCGCCGGTCTGGTACAGGGAGCCAGCAAAGGCGAAGGGCTCGGCAACCAGTTCCTCGGTCACATCCGTGCCACCGATGCCATCGCGCACGTGGTGCGCTGCTTTGACGATCCCGAAGTCGTCCACGTCGCCGGATCTGTAAACCCATTGAATGATATCGACGTCATCAACACTGAGCTGATGCTGGCCGATCTCGATACCGTCGAGAAGCGCTCGCAGCGTGTCGAGAAGATGGCCCGCAACACACAGGATCCGAAGATCAAGGCCGAGGCATCTGCAGTGGCGAAGTTGAAGGCAACGTTGGAAGCAGGGAAGCCTGCTCGCACCGCCGACCTGACCGATGACGAATGGTCCGCCGCGCGAGAGCTCTTCCTCATCACAGCAAAGCCGCAGCTCTATGTTGCGAACGTGGATGAAGCAGCTTTGACAACCGGCAACGCCTACACCGAGGCCGTCGAAAAGCGTGCTGCTGAAGAGGGGTCGCAGGTCGTTCGCATCTGCGGCGCACTCGAGGCCGAAATTGCCCAGCTTGAGCCAGCGGAGCGTACGGAGTTCCTCGAATCGGTCGGCCTCAAGGAGCCGGGACTTAACCGGCTGATTCACTCGGCTTATCGACTGCTCGACCTGATTACTTACTTTACCTCCGGCGTGCAAGAGGTCCGTGCCTGGACTATTCGTAGGGGAACGAAAGCTCCCGGAGCTGCTGGAGTGATCCACTCAGACTTCGAGCGCGGCTTTATCAAAGCTGATTGCTACTCCTGCGACGACCTCTTCAAATACGGCAGCGAGCAGGCCGTCAAAGAGAAGGGCCTGCTACGTTCGGAAGGCAAAGAGTACGTTGTGAAGGACGGTGACATCCTATTCTTCAAGTTCAACGTCTAG